The following proteins come from a genomic window of Sphingosinicella flava:
- a CDS encoding Fur family transcriptional regulator, translated as MSRRIDVEALCAEKGLRITEQRRIIARVLSESEDHPDVEALHARASAIDSGISIATVYRTVRLFEEAGILERHDFGDGRARYEAAAEAHHDHLINVETGEVIEFVDDELEALQRKIAEKLGFRLVDHRMELYGVKTDRKD; from the coding sequence ATGAGCCGCAGAATCGACGTCGAGGCGCTGTGCGCCGAAAAAGGCCTCCGTATCACGGAGCAGCGCCGGATCATCGCGCGCGTTCTTTCGGAATCCGAAGATCATCCCGATGTCGAGGCGTTGCACGCCCGCGCCTCCGCCATCGACAGCGGCATCTCCATCGCCACCGTCTACCGCACCGTCCGCTTGTTCGAGGAAGCGGGCATCCTCGAGCGCCACGATTTCGGCGACGGACGCGCCCGCTACGAAGCGGCGGCCGAAGCGCATCACGATCATCTCATCAATGTCGAGACCGGCGAAGTGATCGAATTCGTGGACGACGAATTGGAAGCGCTCCAGCGCAAGATCGCGGAGAAACTGGGCTTCCGCCTCGTCGATCACCGCATGGAGCTTTATGGCGTCAAGACCGACCGGAAGGACTGA
- a CDS encoding holin family protein — MSLIEGIISPLAKLIDKIIPDPEARDRAKLELIKLEGSQEMEAVKTQLTAIVAEAHSADPWTSRARPSFLYMMYALILWAIPMGLISAANPGMGEAIVRGMTAYLRGIPEELYALFGTGYLGYTAAREWGKARK; from the coding sequence ATGTCCCTCATCGAAGGCATCATCAGTCCCCTCGCCAAACTGATCGACAAGATCATTCCCGACCCCGAAGCGCGCGACCGCGCCAAGCTGGAACTCATCAAGCTGGAGGGCAGTCAGGAAATGGAGGCGGTGAAGACCCAGCTTACCGCCATCGTCGCGGAAGCCCATTCGGCCGATCCCTGGACGAGCCGTGCCCGGCCGAGCTTCCTCTACATGATGTACGCCCTCATCCTCTGGGCGATCCCGATGGGCCTGATCTCCGCCGCCAACCCCGGAATGGGCGAGGCCATCGTGCGCGGCATGACCGCCTATCTGCGCGGCATCCCGGAAGAACTCTACGCCCTCTTCGGCACCGGCTACCTCGGCTACACCGCCGCCCGCGAATGGGGGAAGGCGCGGAAATAG
- a CDS encoding MucR family transcriptional regulator gives MNELENAQETLITLTADIVSAHVSNNSVSVSDLPQLIQNVHAALAGLGGQAAEPEVKQAPAVSVRASVKPDYIVCLEDGKKLKMLKRHLMTHYNMTPDEYRQKWGLPADYPMVAPNYAEQRRSLAKKIGLGTSRRTKK, from the coding sequence ATGAATGAACTCGAAAACGCGCAGGAGACGCTTATTACGCTGACCGCGGACATCGTCTCCGCTCACGTCAGCAACAACAGCGTGTCGGTCAGCGATCTTCCTCAGCTGATCCAAAATGTCCATGCCGCGCTGGCAGGGCTTGGCGGTCAGGCCGCGGAACCGGAAGTGAAGCAGGCGCCGGCGGTTTCCGTCCGTGCATCGGTGAAGCCCGATTACATCGTCTGCCTGGAAGACGGCAAGAAGCTGAAAATGCTGAAGCGGCACCTGATGACCCACTATAATATGACGCCTGACGAATATCGTCAGAAATGGGGTCTTCCTGCCGACTATCCGATGGTCGCGCCGAACTATGCCGAGCAGCGGCGCTCGCTCGCCAAGAAGATCGGCCTCGGCACCTCGCGCCGGACCAAGAAATAA
- a CDS encoding Mth938-like domain-containing protein produces the protein MPRFTQDDAASGPLVTGFADGQFIVSGGIVRSVLMTPDWAEEWMPPPLDMLDASHVSPLLALQPPPEFLILGTGPAMAFPPRAFVKALEAQGIGVEAMDSKAAARTWGMLRGEGRWIAAALMPL, from the coding sequence ATGCCGCGCTTCACCCAGGATGACGCGGCATCGGGCCCCCTCGTCACGGGCTTTGCGGACGGGCAGTTCATCGTCAGCGGCGGGATCGTCCGGTCGGTTCTGATGACGCCCGACTGGGCGGAGGAATGGATGCCCCCGCCCCTCGACATGCTGGACGCCAGCCATGTGTCGCCGCTCCTCGCCCTGCAGCCGCCGCCGGAATTCCTGATCCTCGGCACCGGCCCGGCCATGGCCTTCCCGCCCCGGGCCTTCGTCAAGGCGTTGGAAGCGCAGGGGATCGGCGTCGAAGCGATGGACAGCAAGGCCGCCGCCCGCACCTGGGGCATGCTGCGCGGCGAGGGACGCTGGATCGCCGCGGCGCTGATGCCGTTATGA
- the rimI gene encoding ribosomal protein S18-alanine N-acetyltransferase yields the protein MTRPDPVRIEAGGIADLDAVMAVMSDSFDPSFGEAWTAPQCAGILPMAGVWLSLARIGDTVAGFSLGRIVLREAELLLLAVRRDFQGIGVGKKLVDHFIADSRARNAEHLHLEVRDGNAAVRLYEAAGFHRVGTRRNYYCGTDGALFHALTLSRSSNI from the coding sequence ATGACGCGGCCTGATCCCGTCCGCATCGAAGCCGGCGGCATCGCCGATCTCGACGCCGTCATGGCCGTGATGTCCGATAGTTTCGATCCAAGCTTCGGCGAAGCATGGACCGCCCCGCAATGCGCCGGCATTCTGCCCATGGCGGGGGTCTGGCTGTCCCTTGCGCGGATTGGCGACACGGTGGCGGGTTTCAGCTTGGGCCGCATCGTCCTGCGAGAGGCGGAATTGCTGCTTCTTGCCGTCCGCCGCGACTTTCAGGGAATCGGGGTCGGTAAAAAGCTGGTCGATCATTTCATCGCCGACTCGCGCGCAAGGAATGCGGAGCATCTTCATCTTGAGGTTCGGGACGGCAATGCTGCGGTGCGTCTCTACGAAGCCGCGGGTTTTCATCGGGTTGGCACGCGCAGAAACTATTATTGCGGAACCGACGGCGCCCTTTTTCATGCGCTTACCTTGTCGAGATCGTCCAATATTTGA
- a CDS encoding outer membrane protein assembly factor BamD, translating into MLLKISRPLTLLLVSAAFVPLAGCASNRAQGGAADTQYVARDVNTLYNAGKDKLDRGQYKLAAALFDEVERQHPYSIWARRAQLMSAFSYYAAKDHQKSIDAARRFLSIHPGNKDAPYAYYLIALNHYEQIEDVTRDQSITRQALDALNELARRYPNTEYAADARLKIDLVNDHLAGKEMEIGRFYQNRHQWLASVIRFRTVIDDYQTTTHTPEALMRLTESYLALGIPEEAKKAAAVLAANYPGTKWYERAYALIQEHAPAA; encoded by the coding sequence ATGCTCCTCAAGATTTCCCGTCCGCTGACCCTGCTCCTCGTTTCGGCCGCTTTCGTGCCGCTGGCCGGTTGCGCCTCCAATCGCGCACAGGGCGGGGCGGCCGACACGCAATATGTCGCCCGCGACGTCAACACGCTCTACAATGCCGGCAAGGACAAGCTGGACCGCGGCCAGTACAAGCTCGCCGCCGCCCTCTTCGACGAGGTGGAGCGCCAGCATCCTTATTCGATCTGGGCGCGCCGCGCGCAGCTGATGAGCGCCTTTTCCTATTATGCCGCCAAGGATCACCAGAAATCGATCGATGCGGCGCGCCGCTTCCTGTCGATCCATCCGGGCAACAAGGATGCGCCCTACGCTTATTATCTGATCGCGCTCAATCATTACGAGCAGATCGAGGATGTGACCCGCGACCAGAGCATCACGCGCCAGGCCTTGGATGCGCTGAACGAACTCGCCCGCCGCTATCCGAACACCGAATATGCCGCCGACGCGCGCCTCAAGATCGACCTCGTCAACGATCATTTGGCGGGCAAGGAAATGGAGATCGGCCGCTTCTACCAGAATCGCCACCAGTGGCTGGCGTCCGTCATCCGCTTCCGCACCGTGATCGACGACTATCAGACGACGACCCATACGCCGGAAGCCTTGATGCGCCTCACCGAATCCTATCTCGCGCTCGGCATCCCCGAGGAAGCGAAGAAGGCGGCGGCGGTGCTGGCGGCCAATTATCCGGGCACCAAATGGTATGAGCGCGCTTATGCCCTCATCCAGGAGCATGCTCCGGCGGCGTGA
- a CDS encoding glycoside hydrolase family 108 protein → MDPIPLIDEVIAREGGYSHHPADKGGPTRWGVTEAVARSHGYRGDMKAFPREEAVAIYRRLYWLRPGFDRIAIHAPRLAAELFDTGVNMGPPIAAGFLQRALNALNRGASDFPDIPVDRRIGDRTVAALEAFLATRGRAGEDVLLKAVEALQGERYLSLAESRPANEAFLYGWLANRLG, encoded by the coding sequence ATGGATCCCATCCCCCTCATTGACGAAGTCATCGCCCGCGAAGGCGGTTATTCCCATCATCCCGCCGATAAGGGCGGACCGACACGCTGGGGCGTGACCGAGGCGGTCGCCCGCAGTCACGGCTATCGCGGCGACATGAAGGCTTTTCCGCGCGAAGAGGCCGTCGCCATCTACCGCCGCCTCTATTGGCTGCGCCCCGGCTTCGACCGCATCGCCATCCACGCGCCCAGGCTGGCCGCCGAATTGTTCGATACCGGCGTCAACATGGGCCCGCCCATCGCGGCGGGCTTCCTCCAGCGCGCCTTGAACGCCCTCAATCGCGGCGCGAGCGACTTTCCCGACATTCCGGTCGATCGCCGGATCGGCGACCGCACCGTCGCGGCCTTGGAGGCCTTCCTCGCCACGCGCGGAAGGGCCGGGGAAGACGTATTGCTGAAGGCCGTCGAGGCGCTTCAGGGCGAACGCTATCTGAGCCTCGCCGAAAGCCGTCCGGCCAATGAAGCCTTTCTCTACGGCTGGCTCGCCAACCGCCTCGGCTGA
- the tsaB gene encoding tRNA (adenosine(37)-N6)-threonylcarbamoyltransferase complex dimerization subunit type 1 TsaB, which yields MLLVIDSATEACSVALLDGDAVVAERHEIVGRGHAERLIPMIAEVIGGSRPEAILVDCGPGSFTGIRVGLAAAHGLAIGWGIPVQGYSSLALIAAGQAFPELTVALNGGHGQLFVQTYVREPLRALGPLQSLLPEAAATHAPDGPVAGSGAALLIATRCSGEPIEAYPRASDAKLLPLDLRILPPRPLYGRGPDARPMA from the coding sequence ATGCTGCTGGTGATCGACAGCGCGACGGAGGCCTGCTCGGTCGCGCTTCTTGATGGCGACGCCGTCGTCGCGGAACGGCACGAAATCGTGGGCCGCGGCCATGCCGAACGGCTGATCCCGATGATCGCCGAAGTGATCGGCGGCAGCCGCCCTGAAGCAATTCTGGTCGATTGCGGCCCGGGCAGCTTCACCGGCATCCGGGTCGGCCTCGCCGCCGCGCACGGGCTGGCGATCGGCTGGGGCATTCCGGTCCAGGGCTATTCCTCGCTCGCCCTTATCGCGGCGGGGCAGGCTTTCCCGGAATTGACGGTTGCGCTGAACGGCGGACACGGGCAGCTTTTCGTCCAGACCTATGTTCGCGAACCGCTCCGTGCCCTGGGCCCGCTCCAGTCGCTGCTTCCCGAAGCTGCGGCCACGCATGCGCCTGACGGCCCGGTCGCCGGGAGCGGCGCCGCGCTCCTCATTGCCACGCGCTGTTCCGGCGAACCGATCGAGGCTTATCCCCGCGCGTCCGACGCCAAGTTGCTGCCCCTCGATCTTCGCATTCTGCCTCCACGTCCTCTCTATGGGCGAGGGCCGGATGCCAGGCCCATGGCATGA
- the secF gene encoding protein translocase subunit SecF produces MRLLKLVPDNTNVDFMRWRNVALILSILVTLASIALVATRGLNLGVDFVGGQMVRVSFSEPVQIDTLRERIGALNLGEATIQEFGGPQTVSIRMPLPEGGEAAANVAAERVKDAVSAAYPSAKFDAVETVSGKVSGELFRSGGLAIALAMLGIAIYIWFRFEWQFGVGALTTLFHDVVMTLGFFSLTQLEFNLNVVAAILTIVGYSLNDTVVIYDRIRENLRKYRKMEIVPLLNVSLNETLSRTIVTSLSIMLALAMLLIFGPDVIFGLTIAIFVGIFVGTYSSIYISAPMLVWLKVGPDSFLAKSAPAAERTAPRNEGY; encoded by the coding sequence ATGCGCCTTTTGAAGCTGGTCCCCGACAATACCAATGTCGATTTCATGCGCTGGCGGAACGTCGCGCTGATCCTGTCCATCCTCGTGACGCTCGCCTCCATCGCGCTCGTCGCGACGCGCGGCCTCAATCTCGGCGTCGATTTCGTCGGCGGCCAGATGGTGCGCGTGTCGTTCAGCGAGCCGGTCCAGATCGATACGCTGCGCGAGCGCATCGGCGCGCTCAACCTGGGCGAGGCGACGATCCAGGAATTTGGCGGGCCACAGACCGTGTCGATCCGCATGCCGCTGCCCGAAGGCGGCGAGGCGGCGGCCAACGTCGCGGCGGAGCGGGTGAAGGACGCGGTGTCCGCCGCGTACCCGAGCGCCAAGTTCGACGCGGTCGAAACCGTGTCCGGCAAGGTTTCGGGCGAATTGTTCCGCTCGGGCGGCCTCGCCATCGCGCTCGCCATGCTCGGCATCGCCATCTACATCTGGTTCCGCTTCGAATGGCAATTCGGGGTCGGGGCGCTCACCACCCTGTTCCACGACGTGGTGATGACGCTCGGCTTTTTCTCGCTGACCCAGCTCGAATTCAACCTGAATGTCGTCGCGGCGATCCTGACCATCGTCGGCTATTCATTGAACGACACGGTCGTCATCTATGACCGCATCCGCGAGAATCTGCGCAAATACCGGAAGATGGAGATCGTGCCGCTCCTCAACGTCTCCCTGAACGAGACGCTGTCGCGCACGATCGTCACCAGTCTGTCGATCATGCTGGCGCTCGCCATGCTGCTGATCTTCGGGCCGGACGTGATTTTCGGCCTCACCATCGCGATCTTCGTCGGCATCTTCGTCGGCACCTATTCGTCCATCTACATCTCCGCGCCGATGCTGGTGTGGCTGAAGGTGGGGCCGGACAGCTTCCTCGCCAAATCGGCGCCGGCGGCTGAACGGACGGCGCCGCGCAACGAAGGCTATTGA
- the yajC gene encoding preprotein translocase subunit YajC: MLVTPAYAATTGAAPSGAGFIVQVLPLVLIFVVFYFLLIRPQQKRMQQHRSMVEGVKKGDVAVTSGGLIGKVTKVDEAEIELEIASGVKVRVVKSMLSDIRPAGGKPAND, translated from the coding sequence ATGCTCGTGACACCCGCTTATGCAGCCACCACCGGCGCGGCGCCTTCGGGCGCGGGATTCATCGTCCAGGTTTTGCCGCTCGTCCTGATCTTCGTCGTCTTCTACTTCCTGCTCATCCGGCCGCAGCAGAAGCGCATGCAGCAGCATCGCTCGATGGTCGAAGGCGTGAAGAAGGGCGACGTGGCAGTGACCAGCGGCGGCCTGATCGGCAAGGTGACGAAGGTCGACGAGGCCGAGATCGAGCTTGAGATCGCGTCCGGCGTCAAGGTCCGCGTCGTCAAGAGCATGCTTTCGGACATCCGCCCGGCGGGCGGCAAGCCGGCGAACGACTGA
- a CDS encoding PaaI family thioesterase, protein MGATRYGVATPEEAAGMSGLEMIEALAAGKLPAPPIAQPMRMAVTEVEKGRVVFTGTPDETLLNPLGGVHGGFALTLIDSATGCAVHTMLDAGVGYATVETKANFTRPIRADCGTVFCEGRVVSMGRQIATAEAYLRDGEGRVLAHGTSTLIILSGR, encoded by the coding sequence ATGGGTGCAACGCGGTACGGCGTCGCCACGCCGGAAGAAGCGGCGGGGATGAGCGGGCTTGAAATGATCGAGGCGCTGGCAGCCGGAAAGCTGCCCGCGCCGCCCATCGCGCAGCCGATGCGGATGGCGGTGACGGAAGTGGAGAAAGGACGCGTGGTCTTCACCGGCACGCCGGACGAAACGCTGCTCAACCCTTTGGGCGGTGTGCATGGCGGCTTCGCGCTGACCCTGATCGACAGTGCCACCGGCTGTGCGGTCCATACGATGCTGGATGCGGGCGTCGGCTATGCGACGGTCGAGACCAAGGCCAATTTCACCCGGCCCATCCGCGCGGACTGCGGCACGGTCTTCTGCGAAGGCCGGGTGGTGTCCATGGGACGGCAGATCGCGACGGCGGAAGCCTATCTGCGGGACGGCGAAGGCCGGGTGCTGGCGCACGGAACGTCGACATTGATCATATTGAGCGGGCGATGA
- a CDS encoding NifU family protein, protein MLIQTETTPNPATLMFLPGREVMGAGTRDFTTPEEAEASPLAEAIFSTGEVDGVFFGRDFISVTAAPGVEWARLKPEILTVLLDHFSSEAPLFRPGSAADIAVPASDIPDNPEDADIVAQIRDLIDTRIRPAVARDGGDIVYRGYDKGRVYLAMQGACAGCPSSTMTLKQGIESLLKHYVPEVETVEAV, encoded by the coding sequence ATGCTGATCCAGACCGAAACCACGCCCAACCCGGCGACCCTGATGTTCCTGCCCGGCCGCGAGGTCATGGGCGCCGGCACCCGCGATTTCACCACGCCGGAAGAGGCGGAGGCATCGCCGCTTGCCGAAGCGATTTTTTCGACCGGCGAAGTCGACGGCGTCTTCTTCGGCCGCGATTTCATCTCCGTTACCGCCGCACCGGGAGTCGAATGGGCGCGGCTGAAGCCGGAAATCCTCACCGTCCTGCTCGACCATTTTTCCAGCGAGGCGCCGCTTTTCCGCCCCGGCAGCGCGGCGGACATCGCTGTCCCCGCCTCGGATATCCCTGACAATCCCGAGGATGCCGACATCGTCGCCCAGATCCGCGACCTGATCGACACCCGCATCCGCCCGGCAGTGGCGCGCGACGGCGGCGACATCGTCTATCGCGGCTATGACAAGGGACGGGTCTATCTCGCCATGCAGGGCGCCTGCGCGGGCTGCCCTTCCTCCACCATGACCCTGAAGCAAGGCATCGAAAGCCTCCTCAAGCACTATGTGCCGGAGGTCGAAACGGTCGAAGCCGTCTGA
- the secD gene encoding protein translocase subunit SecD — MLDISRWKVWGITLICLIGIAFAIPSLLPERVANQIPGWLPNARINLGLDLAGGSHILLEADTSDVANQRIATMEETIRTEMRRANPRIEIGDISTAGGRLAFMVRNPAQVDAAMELVRSLTQPAGLTGQRDWSVNVVDTSRIVMQPTEAGIETALDQAMDTAREVVYNRVDPDGTKEVTVIRQGEDRILVQVPGLQDPEGLKALLGKTARLDFKLVDLNADPAQVAQGRAPVGSQVLPYPDGPGGAIAVQRRAMVTGDQLVDAQQAYDPTTNEPVVTIRFDGAGGRRFAKVTQENVGKPFAIILDDVVLSAPNINEPILGGTAQISGNFTVESANQLAISLRSGKLPVELKVIEERTVGPDLGADSIKSGAIASIIATAAVIAFMLMTYGRFGFYATLALILNALMILGIMAIFNATLTLPGIAGFVLTIGAAVDANVLINERIREELKRGRRVLDALDTGYKEASTAIFDANITNVIAAVLMFYFGTGPIRGFAVVLMIGIVTSVFTAVNFTRMLVALWARRARPKELHI; from the coding sequence ATGCTCGACATTTCCCGCTGGAAAGTGTGGGGGATCACCCTCATCTGCCTGATCGGCATCGCCTTCGCGATCCCCAGCCTGCTTCCCGAGCGCGTCGCCAATCAGATTCCGGGCTGGCTGCCCAATGCCCGCATCAACCTGGGTCTCGACCTGGCGGGCGGGAGCCACATCCTTCTTGAAGCGGATACCAGCGATGTGGCGAACCAGCGCATCGCGACGATGGAAGAAACGATCCGCACCGAAATGCGCCGGGCAAACCCGCGCATCGAGATCGGCGACATTTCGACCGCCGGCGGACGGCTCGCCTTCATGGTCCGCAATCCCGCCCAGGTCGACGCGGCGATGGAACTGGTCCGTTCGCTGACCCAGCCCGCGGGCCTTACCGGCCAGCGCGACTGGTCGGTCAACGTCGTCGACACCAGCCGCATCGTCATGCAGCCGACCGAGGCGGGGATCGAAACCGCGCTCGACCAGGCGATGGATACGGCGCGCGAGGTCGTCTACAATCGCGTCGATCCGGACGGCACCAAGGAAGTGACCGTCATCCGCCAGGGCGAGGACCGCATTCTCGTCCAGGTGCCGGGCCTCCAGGATCCGGAAGGGTTGAAGGCGCTGCTCGGCAAGACCGCGCGGCTCGATTTCAAGCTCGTCGACCTGAACGCCGATCCTGCGCAAGTCGCGCAAGGCCGCGCGCCCGTCGGCAGCCAGGTTCTCCCCTATCCGGACGGTCCGGGCGGCGCGATCGCGGTGCAGCGCCGCGCGATGGTAACAGGCGACCAGCTCGTCGACGCGCAGCAGGCTTATGATCCGACCACCAACGAGCCGGTCGTGACGATCCGCTTCGACGGGGCGGGCGGCCGCCGCTTCGCCAAGGTGACGCAGGAGAATGTCGGTAAGCCCTTCGCCATCATCCTCGACGACGTCGTTCTTTCCGCGCCGAACATCAACGAGCCGATCCTGGGCGGCACCGCGCAGATCAGCGGCAATTTCACGGTGGAAAGCGCCAACCAGCTCGCCATCTCCCTGCGATCGGGCAAGCTCCCGGTCGAATTGAAGGTGATCGAGGAGCGGACGGTCGGTCCCGACCTTGGCGCCGATTCGATCAAGTCCGGGGCGATCGCGTCGATCATCGCGACGGCGGCGGTCATCGCCTTCATGTTGATGACCTATGGCCGGTTCGGCTTCTACGCGACGCTGGCGCTGATCCTCAACGCGCTGATGATCCTCGGCATCATGGCGATCTTCAACGCGACGCTGACGCTTCCAGGTATTGCGGGCTTCGTGCTCACCATCGGCGCGGCGGTCGACGCCAACGTGCTGATCAACGAGCGCATCCGCGAGGAGCTGAAGCGAGGGCGGCGGGTACTCGACGCGCTCGACACCGGCTATAAGGAAGCGTCCACCGCCATTTTCGACGCCAACATCACCAACGTGATCGCGGCGGTGCTGATGTTCTATTTCGGCACCGGCCCGATCCGCGGCTTCGCGGTCGTGCTGATGATCGGCATCGTCACGTCCGTCTTCACCGCGGTCAACTTCACGCGGATGCTCGTGGCGCTCTGGGCGCGCCGTGCGCGGCCCAAAGAACTTCATATTTAA
- the hslV gene encoding ATP-dependent protease subunit HslV, protein MSEDKIGWHGTTILGVRKNGKVIVAGDGQVSLGQTVIKPNARKVRRLGDGSVIGGFAGATADAFTLFERLERKLEQHHGQLMRAAVELAKDWRTDKFLRNLEAMMIVADRQVTLILTGNGDVLEPASGVAAIGSGGNYALSAATALFDYEEDAEVIARKAMKIAADVCVYTNENLTLETIQL, encoded by the coding sequence ATGAGCGAAGACAAGATCGGCTGGCACGGAACGACGATCCTTGGCGTGCGCAAGAACGGCAAGGTGATCGTCGCGGGCGATGGGCAAGTGTCGCTCGGCCAGACCGTGATCAAGCCCAATGCGCGCAAGGTGCGCCGGCTGGGCGACGGTTCCGTCATCGGCGGCTTCGCGGGCGCCACGGCCGATGCCTTCACGCTGTTCGAGCGGCTGGAGCGCAAGCTCGAACAACATCACGGCCAGCTGATGCGCGCGGCGGTCGAGCTTGCCAAGGATTGGCGGACCGACAAATTCCTCCGCAACCTTGAAGCGATGATGATCGTTGCCGACAGGCAAGTGACCCTCATCCTCACCGGCAATGGCGACGTTCTGGAACCGGCGAGCGGAGTCGCGGCGATCGGATCGGGCGGCAATTATGCTTTGTCCGCCGCTACCGCGCTCTTTGATTATGAAGAAGATGCCGAGGTCATTGCCCGCAAGGCCATGAAGATCGCCGCCGATGTCTGCGTCTACACCAACGAAAACCTGACCCTGGAAACGATCCAACTCTAA
- the hslU gene encoding ATP-dependent protease ATPase subunit HslU: MNDTLTPKAVVAALDEHIIGQTEAKRAVAVALRNRWRRQRLSDELRNEVTPKNILMIGPTGCGKTEISRRLAKLADAPFVKVEATKFTEVGYVGRDVEQIARDLVEEAVRLERDRRRAAVKDAAEAAAMDRLLDALTGKGASEATRESFRRRFDEGHLKDSEVEIDVSEAPGTPFEIPGMGGQVGMINLSDMMGKAFGQQAKKRRRLKVPDAWVKLVEEEADKRLDTDDVNRVALADAEANGIVFLDEIDKIAVSDVRGGSVSREGVQRDLLPLIEGTTVSTKYGPMKTDHILFIASGAFHVAKPSDLLPELQGRLPIRVELKALTEEDFVAILHDTRASLTEQYRALIGTEGVEISFTDDGIRALARIAAEVNGQVENIGARRLQTVMEKLLEDISFHAEDRQGTTVVIDAAYVESQLSAIARDTDLSKYVL, encoded by the coding sequence ATGAACGACACTCTGACTCCCAAGGCGGTTGTCGCCGCCCTCGACGAACATATCATCGGCCAGACCGAGGCGAAACGCGCGGTGGCCGTCGCGCTCCGCAACCGCTGGCGCCGCCAGCGCCTGTCGGACGAACTTCGCAACGAAGTGACGCCCAAGAACATCCTGATGATCGGGCCGACCGGCTGCGGCAAGACGGAGATCAGCCGCCGTCTCGCCAAGCTCGCCGACGCGCCGTTCGTGAAGGTGGAAGCGACCAAATTCACCGAGGTCGGCTATGTCGGCCGTGATGTCGAGCAGATCGCCCGCGATCTTGTCGAGGAAGCCGTACGCCTGGAACGCGACCGTCGCCGAGCCGCGGTCAAGGACGCTGCCGAGGCCGCCGCCATGGACCGCCTGCTCGACGCGCTGACCGGCAAGGGCGCGAGCGAAGCGACGCGCGAGAGCTTCCGCCGCCGCTTCGACGAAGGCCATCTGAAGGACAGCGAAGTCGAGATCGACGTGTCCGAAGCCCCCGGTACGCCGTTCGAGATCCCCGGCATGGGCGGGCAGGTCGGCATGATCAATCTCTCCGACATGATGGGCAAGGCGTTCGGCCAGCAAGCCAAGAAGCGCCGCCGCCTCAAGGTGCCGGACGCTTGGGTAAAGCTTGTCGAAGAGGAAGCCGACAAGCGTCTCGACACCGACGACGTGAACCGCGTGGCGCTCGCCGACGCCGAAGCGAACGGCATCGTCTTCTTGGACGAAATCGACAAGATCGCGGTTTCGGACGTGCGCGGCGGCTCCGTCAGCCGGGAAGGCGTGCAGCGCGACCTGCTGCCACTGATCGAAGGCACGACCGTGTCGACCAAATACGGCCCGATGAAGACCGACCACATCCTCTTCATCGCGTCCGGCGCCTTCCATGTCGCCAAGCCGTCCGATCTGCTGCCCGAACTGCAGGGCCGCCTCCCCATCCGCGTCGAATTGAAGGCGCTGACGGAAGAGGATTTCGTGGCGATCCTGCACGACACGCGCGCCAGCCTGACCGAGCAATATCGCGCCCTCATCGGCACGGAAGGGGTGGAAATCAGCTTCACCGACGACGGCATCCGCGCACTCGCCCGAATCGCGGCGGAGGTGAACGGGCAGGTCGAAAATATCGGCGCCCGCCGCTTGCAGACGGTGATGGAAAAATTGCTGGAGGATATCAGCTTCCATGCCGAGGACCGGCAGGGAACGACCGTGGTGATCGATGCCGCTTATGTCGAAAGCCAATTGTCGGCGATCGCGCGCGACACCGACCTCAGCAAATATGTCTTGTAA